ttccaaatgcgctgctatttcatccttaataattgattccaacattttccccaccactgatgtcaggctaaccggtctataattacccgctttctctctccctcccttttaaaaagtggtgttacattagctaccctccagtccatagaaacagatcccgagtggatagactgttggaaaattatcatcaatgcatccactatttctagggccaccaatgcatccaccatttctagggccacttccttaagtactctgggatgcagactatcaggtcccagggatttttcggccttcaatcccatcaatttccctaacacaatttcccacctaataaggatttccttcagttcctccttctctctagacccttggttccctagtatttccggaaggttatttgtatctaccttcgtgaagatagaaccaaagtatttgttcaattggtctgccatttcttgttccccattataaattcacctgaatccgactgcaagggacctacgtttgtcttcactaatctttttctcttcactaatctttttctcttcacatatctgtagcagcttttgcagtcagtttttatgttcccagtaagcttcttctcattctctattttcccctcttaattaaacctgttgtcctcctctgctgaattctaaatttctcccagtcctcaggtttgctgctttttctggccaatttatatgcctcttccttggatttaacactatccttagtttcccttgttagtcacggttgagccaccttgttttatttttactccagacagggatgtacaattgctggagttcatccatgtgatccttaaatgtttgccattgcctatccaccgtcaaccctttaaatatcatttgccagtctagccaattcatgtctcataccatcgaagttacctttccttaagttcaggaccctagtttctgaattaactgtgtcactctccatcctaataaagaattctaccatattatagtcactcttccccaaggggtctcgcacaacaagattgctaattagtcctttcttgttatatatcacccagtctaggatgaccaactccctggttggttcctcgacatattggtccagaaaaccatctctaatacactccaggaaatcgtcctccaccacattgctaccagtttggttagcccaatcaatatgtagattaaaatcacccatgataactgctgtacctttattgcatgcatccctaaattcgtgtttgatgctgtccccaaccttactactactgtttggtggtctgtacacaactcccactagcgttttctgccccttggtattccgcagcttcacccataccgattccacatcatccaagctaatgtcctttcttactattgcattaattccctccttaaccagcaatgccaccctgcctccttttcctttctgtttatccttcctgttgagttcccagccttggtcaccctggagtcatgtctccatgatgccaattacatcatacccgttaactgctatctgcgcagttaattcgtccaccttattccgaatacgcctcacattgaggcacagagctttcaggcttgtttttctcacacactttgcccctttagaattttgctgcaatgtggccctctttgctttttgccttaggtttctctgccctccgcttttacttttctttctatcttttgcttctgcccccattctacttccctctgtctccctgcataggttcccatccccctgccatattagtttaactcctccccaacagcactagcaaacactccccctaggacattggttccggtcctgcctaggtgcagacccgtccggtttgtactggtcccacctcctccagaacctgttccaatgtcccaggaatttgaatccctccctgctgcaccactcctcaagccacgtattcatctgagctatcctgcgattcctactctgactagcatgtggcactggtagcaatcctgagattattacttttgaggtcctactttttaatttagctcctagctccctaaaatcgtctcgtaggacctcgtcccttttttttttaaacctatatcattgctacctatatgcaccacgacaactggctgttcaccctcccttttcagaatgacctgcactcgctccgagacatccttggactcttgcaccagggaggcaacataccatcctggagtctcggttgcggccgcagaaatgtctatctgttccccttacaattgaatcccttatcactatagctctcccactctctttcctgccctcctgtgcagcagagccacccacggtgccatgaacttgactgctgctgccctcccctgatgagtcatccccctcaacagtacctaaagcagtgtatctgttttgcagggggtgaccgcaggggacccctgcactaccttccttgcactgctcttcctgttggtcatccattccctatctggctgtgtacccttttcctgcggtgaccaactcactaaacgtgctattcacgtcattctcagcatcgtgcatgctccagaggctAAGCACGTTCAGATAGAATGAAAAGAATTAAAGGCCGTTTAAGTTTTGTCAGTCTGTCCAAAAATGTCTGCCTTTTTTACACATTGCTAGTACTGCTCTATAAATCATGAAatgagtccccatccaccaccacctaaCCCCATCAGTCAAGTGTGCGGGAGAAAATGAAAACTGAATTGGATGAAATATAAATGAGTGTAATTAAAGAGATAAGAGAACATTATAACTTTGAACTCGTAAAGTTATACGGTTAAATCTTTTGGAATTAATAAATATTTACCTAGTTGCCTTTTTGCAGATTGTATGCTTTTCTATTCTTTTTTTTTGTAATGTCATTATTAAATTAAAACTTTTCTATTTTATTGCAGTGGTTTCTTCACCATATACGATATATATGGGAAAGGATAAATATGAAAGTAAGTGTCTACTTTTTGCTCCCCTCTTATGGGTATTGGCTTAATCACTTTCACCATCTGAGAGGGAGAGAATTCGATCACTTGTGTGTAATTTTAACATAAACTAGATTTGGTACAAGATAGCAGAGCAAGGGAATACCAGTCAGAATGTAAGAAAATATTTAATCACTGAGAAGTTGATTATTTTTTGGGATAGCTTGCCAAGGGAGGTAAGTGGGAACAAATAACTTAATTATCCATGTCAAATTGGACAAGTATCTTGGAGAAACACATCAGTTCTAACTTTTTTTAGCTGTGCTACATGATCTACAGTCTTTCCTGACTTTGAGATTTGCTGTGTTTGTATCTGCCCCCAACTAACCTGTCCAGCCTATGTCTGCCTGCATTTTTCCTCAGTTTGTCATGCCTTcctttggtatcatcagcaaactattcTTTTTATTCCTGTGATAAATTGTGTTTCTTGTGTCAATGAAAAATGCATAGTTGGCATGTCAAGCTTTGGCATTTAGGTTAATTTGGCTGTTGTGTGCTTGGTAGATAGAGTTCCTTTGATTGTGGGGCCCATAATGCTATTTTTGGAATTTGATAAAATTATTATGGATTGTGCTGCACTTGTGAATTGAAGACATTCTACTGGGGGAGATTATTTCCATTACAGTTTCAGCTACTGTTTGAGGTATTTTTACTTTTCTGGTCTTTTGCTTCGGATTAAACAGGGACTCCTCCATTGCCTCATGACCAACGGGGAGGGTGATGAATGGTTTAGAATATAGAGATTCATGCTAGTGTCTAACACTGTTTTTAAACATGATCAAATAGCATTTGATGGATTCGACTGGCTGAGTTATTTTAAATAGTTCAGCTCTGTGCAACTTGCTATGTAATTCTTCCATTTTGTTTTTTAAATATAGATGAAGACCTAATAAAGTACGGATGGCCAGAAGATGTTTGGTATGCCACAATGAATATAGTTATTCCTTTGCATATTTCGATCCAAATTTCACACATTTAAACATTATCTTTCCATTATAATATTTTGTTACTGCCAATGAAATCCTTTGTGTTGCAATTGATAATGTACATATAATATTTGCAGCTCTGAGTCTGCAAAATATATTTGTTTTGGTTACTGCTGCATATCTGGAATTGTTTTCCTCTTTTTAGGTTTCATGTAGATAAATTGTCTTCAGCTCATGTGTACCTCCGATTATACAAGGTATGGTCAGAACTGGATTCCTTTTTTATTTGAGAGTAAACTGACTATAACAATTTTTAAATTACCCAATAGagtatgttgtgtagtatgatactCTTCTAATTTTCAGACACTAAATTTATGGTAATCTGAAATATGATTTATGTTCCATAAGTGGGATGACTTGATCACTTGCTCCTTTGTCACGAGTAATTTATGGTCGATGCCACATGTGGAATATGAATTATAACCTTTGAGTCTAAATTgggttttctgttttatatattttaataattaatctggggggggtgggggcggtaaaaaaaaaaggattactgagagagagagatcaggaagAGGCTTGATTTCTGGTCTGTACTGAAGTAGTTGATCTCCGCATCAGCCACAAGTCTcggtgtgggggaagggggggtcggAAAGCTACAATTGGTATTGTTCCTGAGCTAGGGAAGGAAGAAGTCCACTGGGATTCctattcctgattgctatccagtgacccccccTGACAGCCAGGGCTTGTGTGAGGTCTTTGGGCAAGGGCAAGATCAAACTCCATTGCTGTGGCTCTTTGCATTTAATATCTGTCGACATTCACGTTCCatactcacacatgaagaatggccatttgggtgagCTACTGAAGGGCAGCTAATGCATATGGAATCATACTCCAGTATGAGTTAATGGCTTcaatagaagtgggatggggtggaATTGGGAGAATAAGAATATGACTACTACAGAGATACAAACAATTTTGTTGTATGTTACAAAGATCTATGCATTGAGTGTTGTAAATCATTTAAGTGCATTGTGCTTTCAATTAGATTAACACATATTTGTCATAGAACCCATTTCATCAAAAGACGGAACCCATTGGACGAGATCATTTTATCTGAGAAACGTCTCATTAACATTGTATAAAAGAGATGCTTCAGTTTAATGAGGATTTCTCTCTACCGTGGTCTACATGACCCTCAACTGTGTCCATTCCATTTCTGGCACATCTGCTCttgccctcccccttcctctcagaACTACAACAGGGTTCCCCTTTCCCGAACCTTTcacccccaccagcctccacattcaacagatcgtcCTCTGCCAATTCCACCACCTTCAGCgtgaccaaacacatcttcccccccccccccctttcagctTTCCAAACGGACCGCTCCCTacacaacaccctggtccactcctcaatcaccccctcaCCTTCCCATGCAATCTCCTACCTtcctactgtccagggccccaaacacttcttccagcTAAAAGTGATTGACTTacacttgcaatttagtatactatattcactgctcacgatgcggtggTCTCTCTACATTGgcaagaccaaatgcagattgagtgaccgctttgcggaacacctctatttcgtctgcaagcgtgaccccgagcttccggtcgcctgttccTTTAATTGTCTGCTACACTCCCACTCAGACCACTCTGTCCTTGGATTCTTGCTCAAATAGAATATTAAATTGAAGCATCATTCCAACTTGAACAGAACCTCATTTTTCAttcaggcactttacagtcttctggactcaacattgagttgaacaatttcagatcataacctctgcctctttttttcacatggcagctgttgatgattctgccatacccatttacacctcttctagacttgcCTTTTTGTTTCTTTATATGTCCCATTAACATCTTTTGCTTTATACAATCATAACTTTTGTCATTTAgtcactcctgctttccaccccatcacagaccttcccttttgtctatcctccccttttcctgcccctgcacttatttaaaatctgttacatctctaaccttttccagttctgacaaagggtcattgacctgaaacgttaactctctttctctccacagatgctgcatagcCTGCTGAGTATTGTCAGAGTTTTCTGTTTTTATGCTTCAATTTAATATTCTACTTGAGCACACATTGAATTTTACTCGAAGCAAATTGTTAATGTATTTTATTCTTGTGTCTTAGGGGCAGGCAATTGATGGCATCCCCAAGGAAGTACTAATTGACTGTGCTCAGTTAGTTAAAGCCAATAGTATTCAAGGTAATGATTGTATGGGGCTGTTTCAATTTGAGCAGAGAATATTAAGGGGTAATTTGATAgcgatgtttaaaattatgacgggatggaACAAAGTAACAGTAGATAGAAATGGACTAATGCCAGTGATTGAGGGCCCTTGAACAAGAGATCATAGATATAAGATAACGTGCAAGAGATTTTGGACAGAGCATGAGAAATGTTTTTACACAGTGCATTCCACAGCCGCACAATCCTCTAACAGAATTGGTAATTGTGGAGTCatgcaccacagaaggaggccatttgaaagagctatctaattagttccactcccttgctctttccccatagccctgcaaattttttctctTCCAGTACAGTATAtatataattcccttttgaaagttactattgaatctgtgtcccccaccctttcagacagtgcattctagaTCGTAATAACTTGCTGCCTAAAAAAATAAACTCATCTCgccaaagccttgacatccttgctaaagtgtggtgcccagaattggacacaatattccagctgaggactaaccagtgatttatgaaggtttagcataacttccttgcttttgtacgaaTGAATCTGtttgtttataaagcccaggattccagATGCTTTTTAACCACCGTATCAGCGTGtcatgccaccttcaatgatttgtgtatgtgaacccccagatctctgttcttgcactccctttaaatttgtaccatttagtttatatagcctctcctcattcttccttccacaaCACATcagttcacatttctctgcattgaatttcaccaGTTTGTCTTTGTCCTCCTGTACTCTgctaccatcctcctcactgtttactatattttCAAGTTTTTCATtgtctgcaaacttcaaaattatACCTTTtcgtatccacactgccactgcccctttaaattttgctaacaagtctataatgtggctctttatcaaatgccttttgaaggtCCATATACACAACAACTGCACTGTCTTCATCAAccatctccattacttcatcatagAACTTTAATTGAAGCAGAGTCCTTATCAACATTTAAGAATTGGTAAGATAAGTGATTGAAGGAAGGGGGAGCAGGGCACATTGGATTAGAACTActgcttgtgtggaggataaacaacagcacagactagttggatcAAATTGCCTGTTTCTACATTGTAATTTGCTTGTACTGATTAAGATCACATGCTTTGTAGTTTTTTTTTCTACGATTTAAAATCTATTCTACAGATAATATTCTACCATCTTTGAACAATTCTTGGTCATTTATTTCCTCCCTTGGTTGGTGATTGATTTTCAGTTGATGTGAACCACTGAACTCGTTGAGAGCCAGTCACCAGGATGATCTCTTGTAGAATATAAACATAGTGTATTGTCAATATTAATAGATTGTTTAATTGCAATAATCTGTAATGATTTTATTATTTCTGTTAGGATGCAAAATGAACAACATAAATGTTGTGTACACTCCATGGTCTAATCTGAAGAAGACTGGTGACATGGATGTGGGACAAATAGGATTTCATAAGCATAAAGAGGTAAATCCAACATGCACTGATGAACCATTGGGTTAAACTGAAATGTGACTCTGCTTTGTCGACATCAGGGAGATCTAGAATTCTGAAACTAAGAATTGGGAACTATCAAAAATATGCTCCATTGAATAGTTTATTTCGTGCCCATTTTACTTGTGTTAAAAAGAACATTTtgtctctatgggcccaagtttcgggccgacctggacgcccgtttttcgcgccagaaagtgtgcctaaaaaaaacttacctattctccggctccctgcaggtcctctgcagctgggcgaggcgcagcacgagctgtggggcgtggagccaggtccctgcgctgaaaacagtgccgggacctctgcacatgcgcgctacagtgggcgcgcatgtgcagtagctccaggcggccaaaactgtgggagggcccgaagcatgcagccccgagccctggccgaatggcctcactgaggctgcgtggataaggctcctcccacccgatcggacccgacctgacccccgctctcccaacCCAGCGACCTGACCTctacgactctctctcccctcctccttccccaccccccctcctcctcctccccctctctacccccaccccacccccctctctacccccaccccacccccctctctacccccgctgtcagaaacacacacacagacacagagatagagacacactgggggggggccgtcccagcatgctgttggaagactcccggtgctgcagtcggtaagtagaaaatgttttatttattgacttttttttttaaagttatgttttattatttttttttgatttattggttgatttattgatgtatttataatttattattgatgatggctctttatttgtaaaaccgaagtgtttaatgtttgtaaacttccctttaaacccctcccattccctacacctaatttgtaacctatgcctgattttctaaagtgtagacaaggttttttcgaacgtacaaaaatcttcacttactccattctaagttagtttggagtaagttttcactgcctaaactttgaaaacaggcgtaagtggccagacacattcccttttgagaaaaaaattctgttccaaagttaaactgttctaactgactagaactggagcaaactaaatgccgagaattcaaatttctaagatactccattctaaaccagttgctccaaaaaaacagcccgaaacttggcccctatatggGTAACTTAAAGGTTCACTTACCTACTAAATTGCATGGTCCATGAATTTCAACTTAACTGTTCATAGAATTTTGTTTCTATTTATGCTTGAATGATAAAACAAAGTTGTATACAGGTATTTTCAGAGGAGTTACTATATTTAATTTTTATTATTAGGTAAAGATGATTACAGTGGAGAAAAAGATAAATGAAATTTTAAACCGCTTGGAGAAAACCAAAGATGAGCGATTCCCAGATTTGGCAGCAGAAAAGGAATCCCGGGACCGAGAGGAACTGAATGAGAAAAAAGCACAGATTCAAGAGATGAAACGAAAGGAAAAAGAGGAGACGAAGAAGAGAAAAGAAATTGAAGATCTTAGGTTTGTATGGGCATAGTGGGGAGAGCGCATGTAGTCTCACTATCTAATTATATATTTTAACTGTTTGATCAGTGTCTTTCCCCTCTGGTTTCTTGAAGGAATGAAACTTTATTTTCCCCAGTGATTGCAAAGGATCAATCTGTATCATTCAAGTAGGCTAGAGCTTGTGAAATCAACTTTATGCTTTGTCTGAAATAGAGAAACAATATTGTATTAACTGGTTTCTCCTAGAAAAAGGAGTAGGACCAGTATACTTACTGGGAGAGTAACTGATGCTGTGGGGGGAGGTTTAAACTAATGTAGAGGAGGGAGAAACAAGATGGGGAAAGAGGAAAGTAAAAGGAGCAAAGGGTGCaagagatatggggggggaagCAGTAACAAAATAAAATATCAGAGGAGTTTAAAAAAGCAGGATTGTGTAGTACGCATGTAAGTGAATTCATCCATCATTCAGAacaaaattgaagagttaaaagtgaTAATGACTACAGAAGGATATGAAGGATTCAACAGAAATGTGGCTTCTTTTTGGACAGGACTGGTTGTAACATTTCCGAGAGAGAAGGGAAAAGGACGTGAGGTAGCAGTGTAAAGGATTCTATCACCGTGCTAAGAGTATAATGATGTTCTTGGGAATTGTTTGAAAACTAGAACTCGTATCAATAGAGTTAAGAAACAGGAAGGGAAATAGTACAATTCGTAATGTACCAAGGCCAACCAAATGATTAAGATGAGAGAAGATTTGTGGGCTGTTCAAGAATAGCAGGGCAATAATATTGGGTAGCTTGAACGATCCAGAGATAAACTGGGATAAAGGTAATTGTATGTGGTCACAGTGGGGAATTCTTTCCaggtcattggccctgaaattccgatgtcccaggtccgtacgaagtttctacggacccaggaaagcatccgaaaagccggttttcagcgggcatgcactgaaaactggcacTTCCAATCCGTCAAGTTCCtgacttgacagatcctccgtatctcgggagtgaggaacttgcagggtaagatttccgatatttacgaatatcttgccctgcaaatgtcctttaaaatcttgcgccgaaaaagcaggtgtatagcctacttttacaggtgtaatagtttaaaaacatagaaaaaacacgaataaaataaaaaaaattaaaaaacacttatgttaaaaccctgcccactcagataattttattttaaaaatcgggaatttttttaatttaaaaaaaaaacgtgtaacatgttaatttctattagtttattgtgtgaggttttttaaatgttttgtatagtttgtgtgttttggggtttttctcattcatagtataggAAATtcataacttacgaatctcctattactatgaatgagaaaatacttacctgtgattgggcgtCCAGGCACACGTAACTCCTACGGACATCTTGACGTGCATGCGCTGCGCGTCGTTGGGAGAGGAGGCCTATGAATCGGAAGTCCCAACGTGCGCAGCAGTTCCAGGTAATTGCacagtttatttctattttttcaggatttacctgtgggaagccctcctcggaatttcagggccatgatgTTTCTGGTCCAACAGGAAGAAGCATTTCTTGATTTAATTCTGGGACATGAATGGGGCAAATAACTAATGAGTATGAGAACAACTGTGGAAATAGCCACAACGTCACTGGGTTCAGTGTAAACATAGAAAACAATGTTGAAGAGCCTAAAGAAAGGGTGCTGGACTGGGAAAAAAGCAAAGTTCTGTAATACTAGAAGGGATCTGGCCCAAATTAACACAACAGAAAAGTTAGCTATGTTTAACCTGTTTGTATTACCACCTTAGGTGCTATTCTACACTTATGAAATCTGAAAACATGAGTAGCAATCAGGTAAGGAAATGTAATTGGAATTGAAGACTGATGCCATTCACCATGGCTTAAAAATCATTTTCTCTATTGCTTGCTGTTAATTTGGTCAGATTGCATGTCTTTTTGTTTTCAtatgttctatgtttttatttcAATTTTCTCCTTTCGTTTTCTGAAGACATTGATAATGGGTTACAGTTCCGCAGTGTAGAGAAGGGATTAAATCTGGGGCATTAAGTATCACATCTAGAGCTATTATTTTATCACTGGGGCATTAAGACATGTATATTCTTCAGAATAAATTGAGACTGCCTGCATCACCAGTTTATAGAATAAACCAGAATGACCAAATGGCTTTTTTCTATTCGGAAAATGATTTTGATCGGTTTTCTTTTGGAAATGCACAGATCAGGTTTATTACAACTACAAAATGGACTGAGTATGTCAAATATTATCTGCTTTACTAAGTTGAAATCCTTGGTCTGGTCAAAAAAGAAagtgttgcatttatatagaaacttTTATGTcctcggacatcccaaagtgcttatcagccaattaagtacttttgaaatgtagccactttgtaaagtaggaaatgcggtagccaatttgtacagagcaagattccacaaacagcagtgcctagatttttgtgctcccgtCTCTTGAGTGGGTCCTGAACCCATCACCACCTGATGTGTGTCCTATGGCTGACACCCAAAAGTTATATTTAGTGAGATATGAATACTTATTGCTGTCATTAGGCAATGAATATTGTCTAGACTACCTTTTTATAAAGCCTTTTTCTCCCCCCTT
This genomic stretch from Pristiophorus japonicus isolate sPriJap1 chromosome 7, sPriJap1.hap1, whole genome shotgun sequence harbors:
- the ccdc25 gene encoding coiled-coil domain-containing protein 25 isoform X1, with product MVFYFTSNVVSSPYTIYMGKDKYENEDLIKYGWPEDVWFHVDKLSSAHVYLRLYKGQAIDGIPKEVLIDCAQLVKANSIQGCKMNNINVVYTPWSNLKKTGDMDVGQIGFHKHKEVKMITVEKKINEILNRLEKTKDERFPDLAAEKESRDREELNEKKAQIQEMKRKEKEETKKRKEIEDLRCYSTLMKSENMSSNQDCGYDSDDFM
- the ccdc25 gene encoding coiled-coil domain-containing protein 25 isoform X2 gives rise to the protein MARRCLGQAIDGIPKEVLIDCAQLVKANSIQGCKMNNINVVYTPWSNLKKTGDMDVGQIGFHKHKEVKMITVEKKINEILNRLEKTKDERFPDLAAEKESRDREELNEKKAQIQEMKRKEKEETKKRKEIEDLRCYSTLMKSENMSSNQDCGYDSDDFM